Genomic window (Arcobacter aquimarinus):
ATAATTTAGCAAATTTAAACTCTTTCTTATCTGCAACATAAATAGCAAAATCAGGACATGCTAACTCACAGTCTGTACAACCAATACACGACTCAGGGTGTACTACTTTAATCATAGAACCTAAAGTAGAATGAATTTCTTGTCTCATAGCAAGTACGCCAGCAGGACAAACAGAAACGCACTTATCACATGCCTTACATCTAGCTTCATTTACCCATACAGGAGTATTAGCAGGAGCTTCCATATTAGACATAATTTCTCCTTAAATTATTTAAAATCAATACTTGAATAAACTCAATATATTATCCTTGAATCATAGCCTATAATAGTTCTAAAAATTAATTTATTTTAAGATTTTAATAGTTGAATTTTTCTCTTGTTACCTTTTGCTACAAGAAAAATAATCTTCTATAAATGGGCGATTTTATATATAAATTAGCTTAAAATATTTATTTAATTTATATATGAAAGAGTTAATTAAATATGAGTTAAAACTCAAATTTATTAAAGTTGGATATAATTCACCTAAATAAATAAAGGAATTTTTTTTGGTTTTGTATCAGCCTATAAATGGATATTGTTATAATAGTGACACTCATTTTTTGTTTAATTTTATTTGTGAAAATTTTAAAATATATAAAAACATTAAAGGTGATTTATTAGATATAGGTAGTGGTAGTGGGATTTTGGGTTTATTAGTTTGTAATGAATTTAAAAAAATAAATTTGAATCAGTGTGAAATTCAAAAAATGTTTCAATTTTTCTCAACTAAAAATGCACAAACTAATAAAATAAAAACTACTTTGTATGAAGGTTCTTTTAAAAATATAGAGTTTGATAAAAGATTTGATATTTGTGTTTCAAATCCACCTTTTTATCATAGTGATGTGATAAAAAGTGAAAATCAATCTTTGAAAATTGCAAGATATAATGATTCTTTACCTTTAGAGGATTTTATACAAAAAAGTTCAATAATTTTGAAGCAAGATGGTAAGTTACTTTTTTGTTATGATTCTAAACAAATAGCTCAGATTATTGTTTTGCTACAAAAATATAAATTTAATCTTGAATCATTACAGTTTGTTCATCCAAAAATTTCAAAAGATGCAACTTTGGTTTTAGTATATGCAAGAAAAAATTCTAAATCATTAGTTAAAATATTTAATCCTTTAATTGTTTTCAATGAAGAAAATGAATTTACAAAAGAAGTAGAAAATATATATATAAAATCTTCAACATATAGTATAAAGGCTGATTTTGAGTAATTTGATAAAAAAAGAGGGATTTGATTTTGCTTTTGATCCAAAAGGGTGTGAAAGTTGTAAAGGAAACTGCTGTATAGGAGAAAGTGGATATATTTGGATAAGTATAAATGAGATACAGAATTTGGCTTTACAATTAGATTTATCAGTTGAAGAGTTAAAAAACAAATATTTGAATAAAATAGGTTATAAATACAGTATAAAAGAGGTAAAATTAGCTTCAAACAATTTTGCTTGTTGCTTTTTTAATTTAGAAGAAAAAAAATGTTCAATTTATGAAGCAAGACCAAGTCAGTGTAGGACTTTCCCTTTTTGGGATTATTTTAAAGAAAATAAAGAAGAGGTATATAAAGAGTGCCCAGCTATAAAAAATCTTTAGTTTTTTGCCTATTGTTATCAATATTTACAGGATGTTCTGTAAAAGATACAACTTTAGATAATAAAGATAAACAAATAGTATTTAAAAAAGTAGAGTTAAAAAATTTTGATTTAGAAGATTTATTTATTATGTATGCAATTGAATCTGAGAATCAAAGAATGTATTATAATGCAAAAGAGTTATATTTAAACTTGTTTGAAAATACAAATAATTATGAATATTTAGTTAAACATTTAACATTAGCAACTCAGTTAAAAGAGTTCTCTTTAGTTAAAGATAATGCTTCAAAATATATGATGGAAGATATAAAAGAAGAGGAGATTATATTAAGACTTTA
Coding sequences:
- a CDS encoding 4Fe-4S dicluster domain-containing protein; protein product: MSNMEAPANTPVWVNEARCKACDKCVSVCPAGVLAMRQEIHSTLGSMIKVVHPESCIGCTDCELACPDFAIYVADKKEFKFAKLSEEAKERKEKVIKNNYRILDEDL
- a CDS encoding tRNA1(Val) (adenine(37)-N6)-methyltransferase, with product MFNFICENFKIYKNIKGDLLDIGSGSGILGLLVCNEFKKINLNQCEIQKMFQFFSTKNAQTNKIKTTLYEGSFKNIEFDKRFDICVSNPPFYHSDVIKSENQSLKIARYNDSLPLEDFIQKSSIILKQDGKLLFCYDSKQIAQIIVLLQKYKFNLESLQFVHPKISKDATLVLVYARKNSKSLVKIFNPLIVFNEENEFTKEVENIYIKSSTYSIKADFE
- a CDS encoding YkgJ family cysteine cluster protein, with translation MSNLIKKEGFDFAFDPKGCESCKGNCCIGESGYIWISINEIQNLALQLDLSVEELKNKYLNKIGYKYSIKEVKLASNNFACCFFNLEEKKCSIYEARPSQCRTFPFWDYFKENKEEVYKECPAIKNL